One window of Marmota flaviventris isolate mMarFla1 chromosome 5, mMarFla1.hap1, whole genome shotgun sequence genomic DNA carries:
- the LOC114107614 gene encoding olfactory receptor 2M3-like isoform X1: protein MHARVMAMELWNHTFQSSFILRGLLSHSSYDFFLFSLVLLAFAAALTGNILLLLLIQGDRRLHTPMYFFLSQLSIMDLTMVCAVVPKMAANFLSGHKFISWTSCAAQIFLVVMVGGAECFLLAVMAYDRYVAICHPLRYFVLMSWKTCYLLAVASWIGGVADSVIDVGTVFSFPYCGSLEVDHFFCEVPALLRLSCADTSLFEDLIYACCVVMLLLPLGVIVASYARVLTAVIRMPSTEGKQKALTTCSSHLAVVGFYYSGAIFSYMQRASARTPARDRATSIFYTILTPMLNPLIYSLRNREVTRALRKMLGRWRV, encoded by the coding sequence gGTCATGGCTATGGAGCTCTGGAACCACACCTTCCAATCGAGTTTCATCCTCAGAGGTCTGCTCAGCCACTCATCATAtgacttcttcctcttttccctggTCCTTTTGGCCTTTGCTGCGGCCCTGACTGGCAAcatccttctcctcctgctcATCCAGGGTGACAGGCGCCTGCATACTCCTATGTACTTTTTCCTCAGTCAGCTCTCCATCATGGACTTGACCATGGTTTGTGCTGTGGTGCCCAAGATGGCAGCCAACTTTCTCTCAGGCCATAAGTTCATCTCTTGGACAAGCTGTGCAGCTCAGATCTTCCTAGTGGTCATGGTAGGAGGAGCCGAGTGCTTCCTCTTGGCAGTCATGGCCTATGATAGATATGTAGCTATTTGCCACCCTCTGCGGTACTTCGTGCTCATGAGCTGGAAGACCTGCTATCTGCTGGCCGTGGCATCCTGGATAGGTGGGGTGGCTGACAGTGTGATCGATGTTGGCACAGTCTTCAGCTTTCCCTACTGTGGCTCTCTGGAGGTGGaccacttcttctgtgaggtCCCTGCCCTTCTGCGTCTCTCCTGTGCTGACACCTCCCTCTTTGAGGACCTTATCTATGCATGCTGTGTGGTCATGCTGCTGCTGCCCCTGGGAGTCATTGTGGCTTCCTATGCCCGGGTCCTCACAGCTGTGATTAGGATGCCCTCCACTGAGGGGAAGCAGAAGGCTCTGACCACTTGTTCCTCCCACCTGGCTGTGGTGGGCTTCTACTACAGTGGAGCCATATTTAGCTATATGCAAAGGGCCTCAGCTAGGACACCAGCAAGAGACAGGGCCACCTCCATCTTCTACACCATTCTTACGCCAATGCTCAACCCactcatctacagcctgaggaataGGGAAGTTACCAGGGCACTGAGGAAGATGCTGGGAAGGTGGAGAGTATAG
- the LOC114107614 gene encoding olfactory receptor 2M3-like isoform X2, which translates to MAMELWNHTFQSSFILRGLLSHSSYDFFLFSLVLLAFAAALTGNILLLLLIQGDRRLHTPMYFFLSQLSIMDLTMVCAVVPKMAANFLSGHKFISWTSCAAQIFLVVMVGGAECFLLAVMAYDRYVAICHPLRYFVLMSWKTCYLLAVASWIGGVADSVIDVGTVFSFPYCGSLEVDHFFCEVPALLRLSCADTSLFEDLIYACCVVMLLLPLGVIVASYARVLTAVIRMPSTEGKQKALTTCSSHLAVVGFYYSGAIFSYMQRASARTPARDRATSIFYTILTPMLNPLIYSLRNREVTRALRKMLGRWRV; encoded by the coding sequence ATGGCTATGGAGCTCTGGAACCACACCTTCCAATCGAGTTTCATCCTCAGAGGTCTGCTCAGCCACTCATCATAtgacttcttcctcttttccctggTCCTTTTGGCCTTTGCTGCGGCCCTGACTGGCAAcatccttctcctcctgctcATCCAGGGTGACAGGCGCCTGCATACTCCTATGTACTTTTTCCTCAGTCAGCTCTCCATCATGGACTTGACCATGGTTTGTGCTGTGGTGCCCAAGATGGCAGCCAACTTTCTCTCAGGCCATAAGTTCATCTCTTGGACAAGCTGTGCAGCTCAGATCTTCCTAGTGGTCATGGTAGGAGGAGCCGAGTGCTTCCTCTTGGCAGTCATGGCCTATGATAGATATGTAGCTATTTGCCACCCTCTGCGGTACTTCGTGCTCATGAGCTGGAAGACCTGCTATCTGCTGGCCGTGGCATCCTGGATAGGTGGGGTGGCTGACAGTGTGATCGATGTTGGCACAGTCTTCAGCTTTCCCTACTGTGGCTCTCTGGAGGTGGaccacttcttctgtgaggtCCCTGCCCTTCTGCGTCTCTCCTGTGCTGACACCTCCCTCTTTGAGGACCTTATCTATGCATGCTGTGTGGTCATGCTGCTGCTGCCCCTGGGAGTCATTGTGGCTTCCTATGCCCGGGTCCTCACAGCTGTGATTAGGATGCCCTCCACTGAGGGGAAGCAGAAGGCTCTGACCACTTGTTCCTCCCACCTGGCTGTGGTGGGCTTCTACTACAGTGGAGCCATATTTAGCTATATGCAAAGGGCCTCAGCTAGGACACCAGCAAGAGACAGGGCCACCTCCATCTTCTACACCATTCTTACGCCAATGCTCAACCCactcatctacagcctgaggaataGGGAAGTTACCAGGGCACTGAGGAAGATGCTGGGAAGGTGGAGAGTATAG